From a single Lacerta agilis isolate rLacAgi1 chromosome 3, rLacAgi1.pri, whole genome shotgun sequence genomic region:
- the MED23 gene encoding mediator of RNA polymerase II transcription subunit 23 isoform X3, whose translation MFMDTPEDERTKLISCLGAFRQFWSNLSQESHEQCVQWIVRFIHSQHSPKRISFLYDCLAMAVETGLLPPRMVCESLLNSDNLEWERTQLWSLTFKLVQKIIGGVDYKGVRDLLKGILEKILTIPNTVSSAVVQQLLAAREVVAYILERNACLLPAYFAVTEIRKLYPEGKLPHWLLGNLVSDFVDSFRPTARINSICGRCSLLPVVNNSGAICNSWKLDPTTLRFPLKGLLPYDKDLFEPQTALLRYVLEQPYSRDMVCNMLGLNKQTLNIAQHKQRCPVLEDQLVDLVVYAMERSETEEKFDDGGTSQLLWQHLSSQLIFFVLFQFASFPHMVLSLHQKLAGRGLIKGRDHLMWVLLQFISGSIQKNALADFLPVMKLFDLLYPEKECIPVPDINKPQSTHAFAMTCIWIHLNRKAHSDNSKLQIPIPHSLKLHHEFLQQSLRNKSLQMNDYKIALLCNAYSTNSECFTLPMGVLVETIYGNGNMRIPLPGTNCMASGSITPLPMNLLDSLTVHAKMSLIHSIATRVIKLAHAKSSLALAPALVETYSRLLVYMEIESLGIKGFISQLLPTVFKSHAWGILHTLLEMFSYRMHHIQPHYRVQLLSNLHSLAAVAQTNQNQLHLCVESTALRLITALGSSEVQPQFTRFLNEPKTVLSAESEELNRALILTLARATHVTDFFTGSDSIQGTWCKDILQTIMSFTPHNWASHTLSCFPAPLQAFFKQNNVPQESRFNLKKNVEEEYRKWKSMINENDIITHFSMQGSPPLFLCLLWKMLLETDHINQIGYRVLERIGARALVAHVRTFADFLVYEFSTSAGGQQLNKCIEILNDMVWKYNIVTLDRLILCLAMRSHEGNEAQVCYFIIQLLLLKPNDFRNRVSEFVKDNSPEHWLQNDWHTKHMSYHKRYPEKLYFEGLAEQVNPPVQIQPQYLPIYFGNVCLRFLPVFDIVIHRFLELLPVSKSLETLLDHLGGLYKFHDRPVTYLYNTLHYYEGHLRERMNLKRKLVHAIIGSLKDNRPQGWCLSDTYLKCGMNAREDNLWIPEDIYYCKLIARLVDTMAGKSSSPFPNCDWRFNEFPNPAAHALHVTCVELMALTVPGKDVGNALLNVVLKSQPLVPRDNITAWMNAIGLIITALPEPYWIVLHERIVSVINSPSLTSETEWVGYPFQLFDFTACHQSYSEMCCSYTLALAHAVWHHSSIGQLSLIPKFLTEVLIPVVKTEFQLLYVYHLVGPFLQRFQQERTRCMLEIGVAFYEMLLEVDQCNTHLNYMDPICDFLYHVKYMFTGDSVKDQVEKIICNLRPALKLRLRFIHISKMESATVPQQPISNVSPAPQPSQVPVNVALPVTQ comes from the exons ATGTTTATGGACACTCCTGAAGATGAGAGAACCAAATTGATCAGTTGTTTGGGAGCCTTTAGACAGTTCTGGAGCAATCTTTCTCAG GAATCTCATGAACAATGTGTTCAGTGGATTGTAAGGTTCATACATAGCCAGCATAGTCCTAAAAGAATTTCTTTTCTGTATGACTGTTTAGCAATGGCTGTGGAGACTGGGCTGCTTCCACCAAG GATGGTTTGTGAATCTCTCCTCAATTCTGACAACCTAGAGTGGGAAAGGACACAGCTTTGGTCTTTAACATTTAAGCTTGTCCAAAAAATAATCGGTGGTGTAGACTACAAG GGTGTGCGAGATCTTTTGAAGGGTATCCTAGAAAAAATCCTAACTATTCCCAACACAGTGAGCtctgctgttgtgcagcaactTTTAGCAGCAAGAGAG GTAGTTGCCTACATTTTAGAAAGGAATGCATGTTTATTACCTGCCTACTTTGCAGTCACAGAGATCCGAAAGTTGTATCCCGAAGGAAAACTTCCACATTGG ttgttAGGCAACCTAGTATCAGACTTCGTGGATTCCTTCAGACCTACAGCGAGAATAAATTCCATCTGTG GGCGATGTAGCCTCCTTCCTGTAGTAAATAACTCTGGTGCTATTTGCAATTCATGGAAGCTGGATCCTACAACTCTTCGTTTCCCACTGAAAGGCCTTTTGCCATATGATAAG gaTCTCTTTGAGCCCCAGACTGCTTTGTTGCGGTATGTGCTGGAGCAGCCCTATTCCAGAGATATGGTCTGCAATATGCTAGGTCTAAACAAGCAG ACCTTGAACATTGCTCAG CACAAACAGCGATGCCCTGTGCTGGAGGACCAGCTGGTGGATCTTGTGGTCTATGCCATGGAGCGGTCAGAGACAGAGGAGAAATTTGATGACGGGGGAACCAGCCAGTTGTTGTGGCAGCACCTTTCCAGCCAGCTTATCTTCTTCGTACTTTTCCAGTTTGCAAGCTTCCCTCACATGGTCCTGTCTCTCCATCAAAAG TTAGCAGGACGAGGCCTAATCAAAGGCAGAGACCATCTGATGTGGGTATTATTACAGTTCATCTCTGGAAGCATTCAGAAAAATGCATTAGCCGACTTCCTACCTGTTATGAAGCTTTTTGACCTCCTCTACCCAGAGAAGGAA TGTATTCCTGTACCTGATATCAACAAGCCCCAATCAACACACGCTTTTGCAATGACCTGTATCTGGATACATCTGAACAGGAAGGCTCACAGTGACAATTCTAAGCTACAAATTCCAATTCCTCATTCTCTCAAGCTTCACCATGA ATTTTTGCAACAGAGTCTAAGAAATAAAAGTTTGCAGATGAATGACTACAAGATTGCCCTGTTGTGCAATGCTTATTCCACCAATTCAGAATGCTTCACGTTGCCTATGGGTGTTCTAGTGGAAACTATTTACGGAAATGGCAACATGAGAATACCTCTCCCAGGAACCAATTGTATGGCTTCAGGATCCATCACACCGTTGCCAATGAACCTCTTGGATTCACTGACGGTTCATGCCAAGATGAG cCTCATTCACAGCATAGCTACCAGAGTGATCAAACTGGCCCATGCGAAATCTAGCTTAGCCTTGGCTCCAGCCCTTGTGGAAACTTATAGTCGCTTGCTGGTTTATATGGAAATAGAATCCTTGGGCATCAAAGGTTTCATAA GCCAACTGCTACCCACTGTTTTTAAGTCTCACGCTTGGGGAATCTTGCATACTCTCCTGGAGATGTTCAGCTATCGCATGCACCATATCCAACCTCATTACAGAGTCCAGCTGCTCAGTAACCTTCATTCCTTAGCTGCTGTGGCACAGACTAATCAGAACCAGCTTCATCTGTG TGTTGAAAGCACTGCTCTACGGCTGATTACTGCTTTGGGTAGCTCTGAGGTCCAGCCACAATTCACCCGCTTCCTTAATGAGCCCAAAACAGTCCTTTCAGCAGAATCGGAAGAACTTAACAGAGCACTTATTTTGACTCTAGCAAGAGCAACGCATGTCACAG ATTTTTTCACAGGGTCGGATTCCATTCAGGGCACCTGGTGCAAGGATATACTGCAGACCATCATGAGCTTTACTCCCCATAACTGGGCTTCACACACCTTGAGCTGTTTTCCGGCTCCACTTCAG GCATTCTTCAAACAAAACAATGTACCTCAAGAGAGCCGCTTTAACCTGAAGAAAAACGTGGAAGAGGAGTACCGAAAATGGAAGTCCATGATCAATGAGAATGACATCATCACCCACTTCTCCATGCAGggctccccacccctcttccttTGTCTCCTCTGGAAGATGCTTCTGGAGACTGATCACATTAACCAAATTGGTTACAG GGTGTTGGAAAGAATCGGAGCCAGAGCTCTGGTGGCTCATGTAAGGACATTTGCAGATTTCTTGGTCTATGAATTTTCAACATCAGCTGGGGGCCAGCAGCTCAATAAGTGTATTGAGATTCTCAATGACATGGTGTGGAAATACAACATTGTGACACTGGACCGGTTGATTTTATGTTTG GCAATGCGCAGTCATGAGGGCAACGAAGCCCAAGTGTGCTACTTCATCATTCAGTTGCTCTTACTTAAACCTAATGATTTCCGAAACAGAGTAAGTGAATTTGTGAAAGACAACTCCCCAGAGCATTGGCTGCAGAATGACTGGCATACAAAACACATGTCCTATCACAAG AGGTATCCTGAAAAGTTATATTTTGAAGGGTTAGCAGAGCAAGTCAACCCTCCAGTACAAATCCAGCCCCAGTACTTGCCGATATACTTTGGAAATGTGTGTCTCCGCTTCCTGCCAGTATTTGACATTGTGATTCACAGATTTCTGGAACTCCTTCCGGTGTCCAAATCACTGGAGACTTTACTCGATCATCTAGGAGGCTTATACAAATTCCATG ATCGTCCAGTGACCTACCTGTACAACACTCTTCACTACTATGAGGGGCACCTCCGGGAGAGGATGAACCTCAAACGAAAGCTCGTCCATGCCATCATCGGCTCCCTTAAAGACAATCGGCCACAAGGGTGGTGCTTAAGTGATACTTACCTCAAATGTGGTATGAATGCACGAGAAGATAACCTGTGGATTCCTGAAGATATTTATTATTGCAAACTGATTGCGAGACTGGTTGATA CGATGGCTGGCAAATCATCTAGCCCATTCCCAAACTGTGACTGGAGGTTCAATGAATTTCCCAACCCAGCTGCCCACGCTCTGCATGTTACCTGTGTCGAACTCATGGCATTGACTGTGCCAGGAAAGGATGTGGGCAATGCCCTCCTCAATGTTGTGCTGAAAAG TCAGCCTTTAGTGCCCAGAGACAATATCACAGCTTGGATGAATGCAATTGGACTCATTATCACTGCGTTACCT GAGCCCTACTGGATTGTCCTTCACGAACGGATTGTGAGTGTTATCAACAGTCCTAGCTTGACTTCAGAGACCGAATGGGTTGGTTACCCATTCCAACTGTTTGACTTCACAGCTTGCCATCAGTCTTACTCAGAGATGTGCTGTAGCTACACTCTGGCATTGGCACATGCAGTCTGGCACCATTCAAGCATTGGCCAACTTTCCCTCATTCCAAA GTTTCTCACTGAAGTATTGATACCAGTAGTAAAGACTGAATTTCAGTTACTCTACGTGTATCACCTGGTTGGTCCATTCCTACAGCGGTTCCAGCAGGAGAGGACAAGATGCATGCTAGAG